In the Anastrepha obliqua isolate idAnaObli1 chromosome 1, idAnaObli1_1.0, whole genome shotgun sequence genome, one interval contains:
- the LOC129253394 gene encoding piggyBac transposable element-derived protein 3-like — MGRLGGLSLQEMLDFIQELDEGEDQNQLCDIPTTLYIEPPVDGNESGEDDAEDDCAGIPDNVCPARLRGDLPAIEVEGTYNEMKDEETTANRSESSMRKRLRTIEPKPSNVALPSGNKETVFEWVKKKSSSLIPIFPSANYEDCRHSLPHEQFEKFFDDTLLEHICEQSALDSVEQNRPNPNITVSELRAFIGILIVTGYNYDFNYKHLWSQDEDIRNNLVSNTMRRNRFQEILQNLHFEENSKASSKDAPNPDKMWKLRPLTDHLKAKMIENFHPEQNLSFDESTNCNGSMGITWNPAGQNCTLLLECG, encoded by the exons ATGGGACGTCTAGG CGGTTTATCGTTGCAAGAAATGCTTGATTTCATTCAAGAACTCGATGAAGGAGAAGATCAAAATCAACTGTGTGATATTCCAACCACTCTTTATATCGAGCCTCCTGTGGATGGCAACGAATCTGGCGAAGATGACGCTGAAGATGATTGTGCGGGCATTCCAGATAATGTTTGCCCGGCTCGGCTAAGAG GAGATTTGCCTGCTATTGAGGTTGAAGGCACTTATAATGAGATGAAGGATGAAGAAACAACGGCTAATCGTTCAGAATCTTCAATGAGGAAGCGCTTACGTACAATTGAACCGAAACCTTCAAACGTTGCATTGCCATCAGGAAACAAGGAAACTGTATTTGAATGGGTCAAGAAGAAATCGTCATCTCTAATTCCAATTTTTCCAAGCGCAAATTACGAGGATTGTCGCCATTCACTGCCACACgaacagtttgaaaaattttttgatgacACATTATTGGAACATATTTGCGAACAAAGTGCGTTAGATTCGGTGGAACAGAATAGACCGAACCCAAATATAACAGTCAGCGAACTTAGAGCATTCATAGGCATATTGATCGTCACTGGCTACAATTATGACTTCAATTACAAACATTTGTGGAGTCAGGATGAAGACATTCGGAACAATCTTGTCAGTAACACCATGCGTCGGAATCGTTTTCAAGAGATTTTGCAAAATCTCCACTTCGAAGAAAATTCCAAGGCTTCTTCAAAAGACGCCCCAAATCCTGACAAAATGTGGAAACTGCGTCCTCTTACGGatcatttgaaagcaaaaatgatagaaaatttcCATCCGGAACAAAATCTTTCTTTCGACGAAA GCACGAATTGCAATGGAAGTATGGGTAtaacgtggaatccagcgggacaaaactgcactttgctcttggaatgcggTTGA